A genomic window from Camelina sativa cultivar DH55 chromosome 2, Cs, whole genome shotgun sequence includes:
- the LOC104719835 gene encoding serine/threonine-protein phosphatase 2A activator-like — protein MEPPKSESTPEKSTSEAPATVSSAFPPSGCCTNCGGPTISEPPPLASFPEMSPPPNYRPIRAPAINLPHNSQAIILSPVPHAEHVPVVTPPYQFETPVKRIHSPDDIRRFQESASCKNFLGFVVSLSESIRGQKISDPCHISPTVAAIVSILETLLQWIDEIPPAQQSARYGNVSFRSWHERLGERGETLILEFLPEEFKGSRIEIVPYFLDSFGNSSRIDYGTGHETNFAAWLYCLARMGIVKEEDYHGLVARVFVKYLELMRKLQMVYCLEPAGSHGVWGLDDYHFLPFIFGSSQLIDHKYMKPKSIHNDDILENFSSEYMYLSCIAFVKKVKKGLFAEHSPLLDDISGVPNWKKVNSGLLKMYKVEVLEKVPIMQHFLFGWLIKWEE, from the coding sequence ATGGAACCTCCAAAGTCCGAAAGCACGCCGGAGAAATCAACCTCCGAAGCTCCGGCCACCGTTTCCTCCGCCTTTCCTCCTTCCGGATGCTGTACTAACTGCGGCGGACCAACGATTTCCGAACCACCACCACTAGCTTCATTCCCGGAGATGTCACCACCACCGAACTACCGCCCGATCCGAGCTCCAGCCATCAATCTCCCACACAACTCTCAGGCTATCATTCTCTCTCCCGTTCCTCACGCCGAACATGTCCCCGTCGTAACTCCGCCGTATCAATTCGAGACTCCGGTCAAAAGAATCCACTCCCCCGACGATATCCGCCGATTTCAGGAATCTGCTTCTTGTAAGAACTTCCTAGGGTTCGTTGTTTCGTTATCGGAATCGATCCGTGGGCAAAAGATCTCAGATCCTTGTCATATCTCACCAACCGTAGCCGCCATAGTTTCAATCCTCGAAACCTTGTTACAATGGATCGACGAGATTCCTCCTGCTCAACAATCAGCTCGATACGGCAACGTTTCGTTCAGGTCATGGCACGAACGGCTCGGTGAGAGAGGTGAAACGCTTATTCTTGAGTTTCTCCCTGAGGAATTCAAAGGATCTAGGATTGAGATTGTTCCTTACTTCTTGGATAGCTTTGGGAACTCGAGTAGGATCGATTACGGAACCGGACACGAGACTAATTTCGCGGCGTGGTTGTATTGTTTAGCTAGGATGGGGATTGTGAAGGAAGAGGATTACCATGGTTTGGTTGCTAGGGTTTTTGTTAAGTATTTGGAATTGATGAGGAAACTGCAAATGGTTTATTGCTTAGAACCAGCTGGATCCCATGGAGTTTGGGGACTTGATGATTACCATTTCTTGCCTTTTATATTTGGGAGTTCTCAGTTGATTGATCACAAGTATATGAAACCGAAGTCGATTCATAACGATGACATTCTGGAGAATTTCTCTAGTGAATACATGTACTTGTCTTGTATTGCCTttgtgaagaaggtgaagaaaggTTTGTTCGCTGAGCATTCGCCGTTGTTGGATGATATAAGCGGTGTACCGAACTGGAAGAAGGTGAATAGCGGGTTGCTTAAGATGTATAAGGTTGAAGTCCTTGAGAAAGTTCCTATTATGCAGCATTTCCTCTTTGGCTGGCTCATCAAGTG
- the LOC104719844 gene encoding protein EXORDIUM-like: MYSLVFKFFLFLSLLQICVSARNLASEEPNQFKLLKYHKGALLSGKISVNLIWYGNFKPSQRAIISDFITSLTHTSPPTSKTLHQPSVATWWKTTEKYYKLAASAKSSSPSLTLTLGKQILDESCSLGKSLTDGDIRKLASKGDQRDAVNVVLTSADVAVQGFGMSRCGTHGHARGLGKRGSKFAYIWVGNSETQCPGQCAWPFHAPVYGPQSPPLVAPNNDVGLDGMVINLASLLAGTATNPFGNGYYQGPQNAPLEAASACPGVYGKGAYPGYAGDLLVDTTTGGSFNAYGANGRKFLLPALYDPTSSTCSTMV; this comes from the coding sequence ATGTATTCGTTAGTGTTTaaattctttctatttttgtctCTTCTCCAAATCTGTGTCTCTGCTAGGAACTTAGCATCAGAAGAACCAAACCAGTTCAAACTACTAAAGTATCACAAAGGAGCTCTTCTCTCCGGCAAGATCTCCGTTAACCTAATCTGGTACGGAAATTTCAAACCTTCGCAAAGAGCAATCATCTCCGACTTCATCACCTCTCTCACACACACTTCTCCTCCTACGTCCAAAACTCTCCACCAACCATCCGTCGCCACGTGGTGGAAGACTACGGAGAAATACTACAAGCTTGCCGCGTCTGCTAAAAGCTCATCTCcttctctcactctcactctcgGGAAACAAATCCTCGACGAGTCTTGCTCGCTTGGTAAATCTCTAACCGATGGAGACATACGTAAGCTAGCTTCAAAAGGTGACCAACGCGATGCAGTCAACGTCGTTTTGACTTCAGCTGACGTGGCCGTACAAGGATTTGGTATGAGTCGATGTGGTACTCATGGACACGCACGTGGTTTAGGTAAACGTGGCTCCAAGTTTGCTTACATTTGGGTTGGTAACTCCGAGACACAATGTCCAGGGCAATGTGCGTGGCCATTCCACGCGCCGGTGTATGGACCACAGAGTCCACCACTTGTGGCACCAAACAATGACGTGGGACTCGATGGTATGGTTATTAACTTAGCTAGTCTTTTAGCTGGAACCGCAACGAATCCTTTTGGTAATGGTTATTACCAAGGTCCACAAAACGCACCGCTTGAAGCTGCGTCTGCTTGTCCTGGCGTTTATGGTAAAGGTGCTTACCCTGGTTACGCTGGAGATTTGCTCGTGGATACTACAACGGGAGGTAGTTTTAATGCGTATGGTGCAAACGGCAGGAAGTTTTTGCTTCCTGCTTTGTATGATCCCACGTCGTCGACTTGCTCCACTATGGTCTGA